A genomic segment from Bradyrhizobium sp. ISRA430 encodes:
- the rpoC gene encoding DNA-directed RNA polymerase subunit beta', which produces MNQEIMNLFNPTTPAQVFDQIRISIASPEKILSWSYGEIKKPETINYRTFKPERDGLFCARIFGPIKDYECLCGKYKRMKYKGIICEKCSVEVTLSRVRRERMGHIELAAPVAHIWFLKSLPSRIGLLLDMTLKDLERILYFEYYVVLEPGLTALKDRQLLSEDEYLKAQDEYGQDSFTAMIGAEAIRELLKGMDLEKLEASLRVEMQETDSDIKHKKLAKRLKIVEAFRHSGNKPEWMIMTVIPVIPPDLRPLVPLDGGRFATSDLNDLYRRVINRNNRLKRLMELRAPDIIIRNEKRMLQEAVDALFDNGRRGRVITGANKRPLKSLADMLKGKQGRFRQNLLGKRVDYSGRSVIVVGPELRLHQCGLPKKMALELFKPFIYSRLDAKGLSTTVKQAKKLVEKERPEVWDILDEVIREHPVLLNRAPTLHRLGIQAFEPVLIEGKAIQLHPLVCAAFNADFDGDQMAVHVPLSLEAQLEARVLMMSTNNILHPANGQPIIVPSQDIVLGLYYLSILREGMPGEGKVFGEMSELEHALHSKVIHLHTKIKYRWEGIGEDGKPARRWIETTPGRIMLGNVLPKHPKISYDIINKLMTKREISGVIDQVYRHCGQKETVIFCDRIMALGFYNAFKAGISFGKDDMVVPHGKWKIVDTTRTLAKDFEQQYNDGLITHGEKYNKVVDAWSKATEEIAKAMMKEISATKKTSSGADADINSIYMMAHSGARGSPAQMRQLAGMRGLMAKPSGEIIETPIISNFKEGLSVLEYFNSTHGARKGLADTALKTANSGYLTRRLVDVAQDCIITQDDCGTKLGIKMRAIVDAGTVVASLGSRILGRVACDDVRDSTGKVIVKRGTLMEESHVDAIHQGGVQEVKIRSALTCELVNGICGKCYGRDLARGTPVNHGEAVGVIAAQSIGEPGTQLTMRTFHIGGAAQLNEQSFVESNFDGKIVIKNKAIARNSEGHLIAMVRNMVVAIVDADGTERATHRIQYGSRLHVDEGDIVKRGQRIAEWDPYTRPVLTEVEGTIGFEDLVEGQSISETLDESTGIAKRVVIDWRSTRGGSDLRPAIVVKGKDGKVLKLARGGDARYMLSVDAILSVDIGAKVQPGDILARISTESAKTRDITGGLPRVAELFEARRPKDAAIIAEIAGTIRFGRDYKNKRRISIEPMDKTEEAREYLIPKGKHIHLQDGDVVEKGDFIVEGNPAPHDILAIKGIEELAAYLVNEIQEVYRLQGVLINDKHIEVIVRQMLQKVEVTDQGDTDMISGEQVDKIEFDALNEKAKEEGKKPATGTPVLLGITKASLQTRSFFSAASFQETTRVLTEAAVNGKIDPLEGLKENVIVGRLIPAGTGASMAKIREVAMKRDKLILDEREKQASIVSPAPEAEPVALPPAE; this is translated from the coding sequence CCCTCGCGCATCGGCCTCCTGCTCGACATGACGTTGAAGGATCTCGAGCGGATCCTCTACTTCGAATACTACGTCGTGTTGGAGCCGGGCCTCACCGCGCTGAAGGACCGCCAGCTCCTGTCGGAAGACGAGTATCTGAAGGCGCAGGACGAGTACGGCCAGGATTCCTTCACCGCCATGATCGGTGCCGAGGCGATCCGCGAGCTGCTCAAGGGCATGGACCTCGAGAAGCTCGAGGCGTCCTTGCGCGTCGAGATGCAGGAGACCGACTCCGACATCAAGCACAAGAAGCTCGCCAAGCGCCTGAAGATCGTCGAAGCGTTCCGCCATTCCGGCAACAAGCCGGAATGGATGATCATGACCGTGATCCCGGTGATCCCGCCGGATCTGCGTCCGCTGGTGCCGCTGGACGGCGGCCGCTTCGCGACCTCGGACCTCAACGACCTCTACCGCCGCGTCATCAACCGCAACAACCGCTTGAAGCGGCTGATGGAGCTGCGTGCGCCGGACATCATCATCCGCAACGAGAAGCGCATGCTTCAGGAGGCCGTCGACGCGCTGTTCGACAACGGCCGCCGCGGCCGCGTCATCACTGGCGCCAACAAGCGCCCGCTAAAGTCGCTCGCCGACATGCTCAAGGGCAAGCAGGGCCGCTTCCGTCAGAACCTGCTCGGCAAGCGTGTCGACTATTCGGGCCGTTCGGTGATCGTGGTCGGTCCCGAGCTGCGCCTGCATCAGTGCGGCCTGCCGAAGAAGATGGCGCTCGAGCTGTTCAAGCCGTTCATCTACTCGCGGCTTGACGCCAAGGGCCTGTCCACCACCGTGAAGCAGGCGAAGAAGCTGGTCGAGAAGGAGCGGCCCGAAGTCTGGGACATCCTGGACGAGGTGATCCGCGAGCATCCGGTGCTGCTCAACCGCGCGCCGACGCTGCACCGCCTCGGCATCCAGGCGTTCGAGCCCGTGCTGATCGAGGGCAAGGCGATCCAGCTCCACCCGCTGGTCTGCGCCGCGTTCAACGCCGACTTCGACGGCGACCAGATGGCCGTGCACGTTCCGCTGTCGCTGGAAGCGCAGCTCGAAGCGCGCGTCCTGATGATGTCGACCAACAACATCCTGCATCCGGCGAACGGCCAGCCGATCATCGTGCCGTCGCAGGACATCGTGCTCGGTCTCTACTATCTCTCGATCCTGCGCGAAGGCATGCCCGGCGAGGGCAAGGTGTTCGGCGAGATGTCCGAGCTCGAGCACGCGCTGCATTCGAAGGTCATCCACCTCCACACCAAGATCAAGTATCGGTGGGAAGGCATCGGCGAGGACGGCAAGCCGGCCCGCCGCTGGATCGAGACCACGCCCGGCCGCATCATGCTCGGCAACGTGCTGCCGAAGCACCCCAAGATCTCGTACGACATCATCAACAAGCTGATGACCAAGCGCGAGATTTCGGGCGTGATCGACCAAGTCTACCGTCACTGCGGCCAGAAGGAGACTGTGATCTTCTGCGACCGCATCATGGCGCTCGGCTTCTACAACGCCTTCAAGGCCGGCATCTCGTTCGGCAAGGACGACATGGTCGTGCCGCACGGCAAGTGGAAGATCGTCGACACCACCCGTACGCTGGCGAAGGATTTCGAGCAGCAGTACAATGACGGTCTGATCACCCACGGCGAGAAGTACAACAAGGTCGTCGACGCCTGGTCGAAGGCGACCGAAGAAATCGCCAAGGCGATGATGAAGGAGATCTCCGCCACCAAGAAGACGTCGAGCGGAGCCGATGCCGACATCAACTCGATCTACATGATGGCTCACTCCGGTGCGCGTGGTTCGCCGGCGCAGATGCGCCAGCTCGCCGGCATGCGCGGCCTGATGGCCAAGCCGTCGGGCGAGATCATCGAGACGCCGATCATCTCGAACTTCAAGGAAGGCCTCTCGGTGCTCGAGTACTTCAACTCGACCCACGGCGCCCGCAAGGGCCTCGCGGACACCGCGTTGAAGACCGCGAACTCCGGTTACCTGACCCGTCGTCTGGTCGACGTGGCGCAGGACTGCATCATCACGCAGGACGATTGCGGCACCAAGCTCGGCATCAAGATGCGCGCCATCGTCGATGCCGGCACCGTGGTCGCCTCGCTCGGCTCGCGCATCCTCGGACGCGTGGCCTGCGATGACGTGCGCGACAGCACCGGCAAGGTGATCGTCAAGCGCGGCACGCTGATGGAAGAGAGCCACGTGGATGCCATCCACCAGGGCGGCGTCCAGGAGGTGAAGATCCGTTCGGCGCTGACCTGCGAGCTCGTCAACGGCATCTGCGGCAAGTGCTACGGCCGCGACCTCGCCCGCGGCACGCCGGTCAACCACGGCGAAGCGGTCGGCGTCATCGCGGCGCAGTCGATCGGTGAGCCGGGCACCCAGCTCACCATGCGCACCTTCCACATCGGCGGTGCGGCGCAGCTCAACGAGCAGTCGTTCGTCGAATCCAACTTCGACGGCAAGATCGTGATCAAGAACAAGGCCATCGCCCGCAACAGCGAAGGCCACTTGATCGCGATGGTGCGCAACATGGTGGTGGCAATCGTCGATGCCGACGGCACCGAGCGTGCAACGCACCGTATCCAGTACGGCTCGCGTCTGCACGTCGACGAGGGCGACATTGTCAAGCGCGGCCAGCGCATCGCCGAGTGGGATCCGTACACCCGTCCGGTTCTCACCGAGGTGGAAGGCACGATCGGCTTCGAGGATCTGGTGGAAGGTCAGTCGATCTCGGAAACGCTCGACGAATCCACCGGCATCGCCAAGCGCGTGGTCATCGACTGGCGCTCGACCCGCGGCGGCTCGGACCTGCGTCCGGCCATCGTGGTCAAGGGCAAGGACGGCAAGGTGCTCAAGCTCGCCCGTGGCGGCGATGCCCGCTACATGCTGTCGGTCGATGCGATCCTCTCGGTCGACATCGGAGCCAAGGTCCAGCCGGGCGACATCCTCGCCCGTATCTCGACCGAAAGCGCCAAGACGCGTGACATCACGGGCGGTCTGCCGCGCGTGGCGGAGCTGTTCGAGGCACGGCGTCCGAAGGACGCGGCGATCATCGCGGAAATCGCGGGCACCATCCGGTTCGGCCGCGACTACAAGAACAAGCGCCGCATCTCGATCGAGCCGATGGACAAGACGGAAGAGGCGCGCGAGTACCTGATCCCGAAGGGCAAGCACATCCACCTTCAGGACGGCGACGTCGTTGAAAAGGGCGACTTCATCGTCGAAGGCAACCCGGCGCCGCACGACATCCTGGCGATCAAGGGCATCGAGGAGCTCGCGGCCTATCTGGTCAACGAGATCCAGGAGGTCTACCGGCTCCAGGGCGTGCTCATCAACGACAAGCACATCGAGGTGATTGTCCGCCAGATGCTCCAGAAGGTGGAGGTCACCGACCAGGGCGACACGGACATGATCTCGGGCGAGCAGGTCGACAAGATCGAGTTCGACGCGCTCAACGAGAAGGCCAAGGAAGAGGGCAAGAAGCCCGCCACGGGTACGCCGGTTCTGCTCGGCATCACCAAGGCGAGCCTCCAGACCCGCTCGTTCTTCTCGGCGGCATCGTTCCAGGAGACCACCCGCGTCCTCACGGAGGCGGCGGTCAACGGCAAGATCGATCCGCTCGAGGGCCTCAAGGAGAACGTCATCGTCGGCCGGCTGATCCCGGCAGGCACCGGCGCCTCCATGGCCAAGATCCGCGAAGTCGCCATGAAGCGCGACAAGCTGATCCTCGACGAGCGCGAGAAGCAGGCTTCGATCGTCTCGCCGGCGCCGGAAGCGGAGCCGGTGGCGCTGCCACCCGCGGAATGA
- a CDS encoding FAD-dependent oxidoreductase produces MLDLAIVGGGPGGLMSAWYLKRKLGDLCRVTIFEASDRLGGKIVTRKFDSAPAMYEAGVAEIYDYSMTGPDPLRELIQHFGLQTIPMDAEQVQLGGELLNDVAGMRRKYGAKTAAAIEAFRKRCAEMMSPIEYYEGVGAHDNENPWAYKTAEQVLDEEVEDETAKRFFKVMARSDIATESHNTNGLNALKNYLMDVDGYIGLYSIQNGNEQLVDCLQSEVSADIQLNHRVLTVGKASTGRYQLKMMNGKGPETRDFDLVLVCLPHSWLATMSWEGEQLRKSMVKHVSYFDRPAHYLRVSILFDTPFWGEKIPGAWFMSEAFGGCCVYNEGARHDVGKHGVLNWLIPGSDALAFANLSDQELIDAALKSLPASLGDARAHFMEGKIHRWLSSVNALPGGLPVRDVMTNHRPEPKEHPGIVLVGDYLFDSTLNGLLDSSDAATDIILTEMMRLRRARAQSGERVSDKIDRGYFENYRGVGPYHEVWRQFTDPDYLARLIGIVWGGAKGSKLLVAGSASGELVGALRERGIDAWGIENNRAIHARTPTALKKYNKLGSIVDMPFKDDAFEFVFETSLCHVSPKQVVRAIRELNRVVKTGLVFGSITSDMAPALIDRYDLLRGVKKLGTWWEWSELFFGNGFDLSMHRNDCADALWEATLAANKGPGQWYADADSLRYSFFDKVEDED; encoded by the coding sequence ATGCTTGATCTCGCAATCGTAGGCGGCGGCCCCGGCGGGCTGATGAGCGCCTGGTATCTGAAGCGCAAGCTCGGCGATCTCTGCCGCGTCACCATCTTCGAGGCCTCCGATCGGCTCGGCGGCAAGATCGTCACGCGCAAGTTCGATTCTGCCCCCGCGATGTACGAAGCCGGCGTCGCCGAGATCTACGACTACTCGATGACCGGACCCGACCCGCTACGCGAGCTGATCCAGCATTTCGGGTTGCAGACCATTCCGATGGATGCGGAGCAGGTCCAGCTCGGCGGCGAGCTCCTGAACGACGTGGCCGGCATGCGCCGCAAATACGGCGCCAAGACCGCGGCCGCAATCGAAGCGTTCCGCAAGCGTTGCGCCGAGATGATGTCGCCGATCGAGTATTACGAGGGCGTCGGCGCGCACGACAACGAGAACCCCTGGGCCTACAAGACGGCCGAGCAGGTGCTTGACGAGGAAGTCGAGGACGAAACCGCCAAGCGCTTTTTCAAGGTGATGGCGCGCTCCGACATCGCCACCGAAAGCCACAATACCAACGGGCTCAACGCGCTGAAGAACTACCTGATGGACGTGGACGGCTATATCGGCCTCTATTCCATCCAGAACGGCAACGAGCAGCTCGTCGACTGCCTGCAGTCGGAGGTCAGCGCCGACATCCAGCTCAATCATCGCGTGCTCACCGTCGGCAAGGCGTCGACCGGGCGCTATCAGCTCAAGATGATGAACGGCAAGGGGCCGGAGACGCGCGATTTCGATCTCGTGCTGGTCTGCCTGCCGCATTCATGGCTCGCGACCATGAGCTGGGAAGGCGAGCAGCTCCGCAAGTCGATGGTCAAGCACGTGTCTTACTTCGACCGTCCGGCGCATTATCTGCGCGTCTCGATCCTGTTCGATACCCCGTTCTGGGGGGAGAAGATCCCCGGCGCCTGGTTCATGTCGGAAGCCTTCGGTGGCTGCTGTGTCTACAATGAAGGCGCGCGCCACGACGTCGGCAAGCACGGCGTCTTGAACTGGCTGATTCCCGGTTCGGACGCGCTGGCCTTCGCCAACCTCTCGGACCAGGAGCTGATCGACGCCGCGCTGAAATCGCTGCCGGCATCCCTCGGAGATGCGCGCGCGCATTTCATGGAAGGCAAGATCCATCGCTGGCTGTCGTCGGTGAACGCGCTGCCGGGCGGTCTGCCCGTGCGCGACGTCATGACCAATCATCGGCCCGAGCCGAAGGAACATCCCGGCATCGTGCTGGTCGGCGACTATCTGTTCGACTCGACGCTGAACGGCCTGCTCGACTCCTCGGATGCGGCCACCGACATCATCCTGACCGAGATGATGCGCCTGCGCCGCGCGCGCGCGCAAAGCGGAGAGCGGGTCTCCGACAAGATCGACCGCGGCTATTTCGAGAACTATCGTGGGGTCGGCCCCTATCACGAGGTGTGGCGCCAGTTCACCGATCCTGATTATCTCGCCAGGCTGATCGGCATCGTCTGGGGCGGGGCGAAAGGCTCGAAGCTGCTCGTCGCCGGTTCCGCCAGCGGCGAGCTGGTCGGGGCGTTGCGCGAGCGCGGCATCGATGCCTGGGGCATCGAGAACAACCGCGCCATCCATGCCCGGACGCCGACGGCGCTGAAGAAGTACAACAAGCTCGGCTCGATCGTCGACATGCCGTTCAAGGACGACGCATTCGAATTCGTGTTCGAGACCAGCCTGTGCCACGTCTCCCCCAAGCAGGTCGTGCGCGCGATCCGCGAGCTCAATCGCGTGGTCAAGACCGGGCTCGTGTTCGGCTCGATCACCTCCGACATGGCCCCGGCGCTGATCGATCGCTACGACCTGCTCCGCGGCGTCAAGAAGCTCGGCACCTGGTGGGAATGGTCCGAACTGTTCTTCGGCAACGGCTTCGACCTGTCGATGCACCGTAACGATTGCGCTGATGCGCTCTGGGAGGCGACGCTCGCTGCCAACAAGGGGCCAGGCCAGTGGTACGCCGACGCCGACAGTTTGCGCTATTCCTTCTTCGACAAGGTCGAGGACGAGGACTAG
- a CDS encoding ABC transporter ATP-binding protein, producing the protein MASRPLSPDKQKLAAEEAAELEDKLASATKPELEDDEGDEDEDDELGLDDDDEDEDLVVFTAREAAGALATIWGFVTPYLTNYKRILAFVSFGVIVETLFNVIMPLSLKFLIDDALGEEDFQALYKILGVLAAAGIFTSIVAVWYERWDARLAACVISDVRRRLFEHVQDLPAAYFGRTKRGEILSRFSVDLSAFEGAVKTFTNSAALPFLELIAGIILMVFLNWQLAVVALLVFPITLIGPRILTPKAVQANYEQKLNESALLGMVQENVAAQAVIKAFSLQRKMFGFFSLRNDETRNRIASAAFLSTMVERTVTISVLLLHLVVLAIGAYLATKGQITIGTFVTFESAFWEVSYNIAHVMHFIPVSISSAAAIRHIQELLDEPTRGADRPGAPDLPRITHDITFDRVTFQYEGSQTPVVDNLSLKLNVGKSIAVVGPSGSGKSTLLNLILRLYVPDEGRVTIDGVDIRKVTLDSLRRSMAVVFQENMLFNMSIRENIRLGKEGATDEEVEDAAKKAEIHRYIMSLPQRYDTPVGERGDTLSGGQRQRIAIARAIIRNPSVLLLDEATSALDQTTEAAINRTLLKVAKGRTMIWSTHRLTSVVEMDEIIVISGGRAIERGSHAELLARNGAYRKLWNDQMHQPDGAAAHAGFDDDEDDLAEDDEDEGDEE; encoded by the coding sequence ATGGCATCCAGGCCTCTCTCGCCCGACAAACAGAAGCTCGCTGCGGAAGAAGCGGCCGAGCTCGAGGACAAGCTCGCATCCGCCACCAAGCCGGAACTCGAAGACGACGAGGGCGACGAAGACGAGGACGACGAGCTGGGGCTCGACGATGATGATGAGGACGAGGACCTCGTCGTCTTTACCGCGCGCGAGGCCGCCGGCGCGCTCGCGACCATCTGGGGTTTCGTCACCCCGTACCTGACGAACTACAAGCGCATCCTGGCGTTCGTGTCGTTCGGCGTCATCGTCGAGACGCTGTTCAACGTCATCATGCCACTCAGCCTGAAGTTCCTGATCGACGATGCGCTCGGCGAGGAGGACTTCCAGGCGCTCTACAAGATCCTCGGCGTGCTCGCAGCCGCCGGCATTTTCACCTCGATCGTCGCCGTCTGGTACGAGCGCTGGGATGCGCGGCTCGCGGCCTGCGTCATCTCCGACGTCCGCAGGCGGCTGTTCGAGCACGTCCAGGATCTGCCGGCGGCCTATTTCGGCCGCACCAAGCGCGGCGAGATCCTGTCGCGCTTCTCCGTCGACCTTTCGGCATTCGAAGGCGCGGTCAAGACCTTCACCAACAGCGCGGCGCTTCCGTTCCTGGAATTGATCGCCGGCATCATTCTGATGGTGTTCCTGAACTGGCAGCTCGCGGTGGTCGCGCTGCTGGTGTTTCCGATCACGCTGATCGGGCCGCGCATTCTCACCCCGAAGGCGGTGCAGGCGAATTACGAGCAGAAGCTCAACGAATCCGCGCTGCTCGGCATGGTGCAGGAGAACGTGGCGGCGCAGGCCGTGATCAAGGCGTTCAGCCTGCAGCGCAAGATGTTCGGCTTCTTCAGCCTCCGTAACGACGAAACGCGCAACAGGATCGCCTCAGCCGCGTTCCTGTCGACCATGGTGGAGCGGACGGTCACGATCTCGGTGCTGCTCCTGCATCTCGTCGTGCTCGCAATCGGCGCGTATCTCGCGACCAAGGGCCAGATCACAATCGGCACCTTCGTCACATTCGAGAGCGCATTCTGGGAGGTATCGTACAACATCGCCCATGTGATGCACTTCATCCCGGTGTCCATCTCCTCGGCTGCCGCCATCCGCCACATCCAGGAGCTGCTGGACGAGCCGACGCGTGGCGCCGATCGCCCGGGCGCACCCGACCTGCCGCGCATCACCCACGACATCACATTCGACCGCGTCACCTTCCAATACGAAGGCAGCCAGACGCCGGTCGTGGACAATCTCAGCCTCAAGCTCAACGTCGGCAAGAGCATCGCCGTCGTCGGCCCCAGCGGCTCCGGCAAGAGCACGCTGCTCAACCTGATCCTGCGCCTGTACGTGCCGGATGAGGGGCGGGTCACGATCGACGGGGTCGACATCCGCAAGGTCACGCTGGATTCGTTGCGCCGGAGCATGGCGGTCGTGTTCCAGGAGAACATGCTGTTCAACATGTCGATCCGCGAGAACATCCGGCTCGGCAAGGAGGGTGCGACCGACGAGGAGGTGGAGGACGCCGCCAAGAAGGCCGAGATCCACCGCTACATCATGAGCCTGCCGCAGCGATACGACACGCCGGTCGGCGAGCGCGGCGATACGCTCTCGGGCGGTCAGCGCCAGCGCATCGCGATCGCGCGCGCGATCATCCGCAATCCGTCGGTGCTGCTGCTGGACGAGGCGACCTCGGCGTTGGACCAGACCACGGAAGCCGCGATCAACCGCACGCTGCTGAAGGTCGCCAAGGGCCGTACCATGATCTGGTCGACGCACCGGCTGACCTCGGTGGTCGAGATGGACGAGATCATCGTGATCTCAGGGGGCAGGGCGATCGAGCGCGGCTCGCATGCCGAGCTGCTTGCCAGGAACGGGGCCTATCGCAAGCTGTGGAACGACCAGATGCACCAGCCCGATGGCGCCGCGGCTCACGCCGGCTTCGATGACGACGAAGACGACCTCGCCGAGGATGATGAGGACGAGGGCGACGAGGAGTGA
- the rpsL gene encoding 30S ribosomal protein S12: MPTINQLIAQPREVQKSRKKVPALQQSPQKRGVCTRVYTTTPKKPNSALRKVAKVRLTNGFEVIGYIPGEGHNLQEHSVVMIRGGRVKDLPGVRYHILRGVLDTQGVKNRKQRRSKYGAKRPK; this comes from the coding sequence ATGCCGACGATCAACCAACTGATCGCACAACCGCGTGAAGTGCAGAAGTCGCGCAAGAAGGTGCCGGCGCTGCAGCAGTCGCCGCAGAAGCGTGGGGTTTGCACGCGCGTCTACACCACGACCCCGAAGAAGCCGAACTCGGCGCTTCGTAAGGTCGCCAAGGTGCGCCTGACCAACGGCTTCGAGGTGATCGGCTACATCCCCGGTGAGGGCCATAACCTCCAGGAGCACTCGGTGGTCATGATCCGCGGCGGCCGCGTCAAGGACTTGCCCGGTGTGCGCTACCACATCCTCCGCGGCGTTCTGGATACCCAGGGCGTCAAGAACCGTAAGCAGCGTCGTTCGAAGTACGGCGCCAAGCGTCCGAAGTAA
- the rpsG gene encoding 30S ribosomal protein S7, producing the protein MSRRHSAEKREVLPDPKFGNIVITKFMNSVMYAGKKSVAEGIVYGALGIIETKTKQNPLGVFEQALENVMPTIEVRSRRVGGATYQVPVEVRSTRRQALGIRWLIAAARERNEKTMTERLSAELLDASNNRGNAVKKREDVHRMAEANRAFSHYRW; encoded by the coding sequence ATGTCTCGTCGCCACTCAGCGGAAAAGCGCGAAGTTCTGCCCGATCCGAAGTTCGGGAACATCGTGATTACGAAGTTCATGAACTCGGTGATGTATGCCGGCAAGAAGTCGGTCGCCGAAGGCATCGTCTACGGTGCACTCGGCATCATCGAAACCAAGACCAAGCAGAACCCGCTCGGCGTGTTCGAGCAGGCGCTCGAGAATGTGATGCCCACGATCGAAGTGCGTTCCCGCCGCGTCGGCGGCGCGACCTACCAGGTTCCGGTTGAGGTTCGCTCAACCCGCCGGCAGGCGCTGGGCATCCGCTGGCTGATCGCGGCTGCGCGCGAGCGCAATGAGAAGACGATGACCGAGCGGCTCTCGGCGGAGCTCTTGGACGCATCGAATAACCGGGGGAACGCCGTCAAGAAGCGTGAAGACGTGCACCGGATGGCGGAAGCCAACCGTGCCTTCTCGCACTATCGCTGGTAA
- the fusA gene encoding elongation factor G produces MPRQHAIEDYRNFGIMAHIDAGKTTTTERILYYTGKSHKIGEVHEGAATMDWMEQEQERGITITSAATTAFWAGKRLNIIDTPGHVDFTIEVERSLRVLDGAVCVLDSNQGVEPQTETVWRQGDKYKVPRIVFANKMDKIGADFFKCLSDIVDRLGAKPVAIQLPIGAENNFKGLVDLVKMKGVVWNDEALGAKFDYVDIPEDLVDQAKEYREKMVEAAVELDDDAMAAYLDGKEPDEATLKRLIRKAVLTGAFYPVLCGSAFKNKGVQPLLDAVVDYLPSPLDVPAIKGTDDKGNEVVRKADDKEPLALLAFKIMDDPFVGTITFCRIYSGILASGTGVVNSTREKKERIGRMLLMHANNREDIKEAYAGDIVALAGLKEARTGDTLCDPDKQVILEKMEFPEPVIEIAIEPKSKADQEKLGVALAKLAAEDPSFRVSTDHESGQTILKGMGELHLDIKVDILKRTYKVDANIGAPQVAFRERVTKRVEHSYTHKKQTGGTGQFAAVSFIVEPNEPGKGYEFESKIVGGAVPKEYIPGVEKGLESVLSSGVVAGFPVVDVKVQLVDGKYHDVDSSALAFEIASRACFREALQMGKSVLLEPIMKVEVVTPEDYTGSVIGDLNSRRGQIQGQDMRGNANVINAMVPLMNMFGYVNNLRSMSQGRATFTMQFDHYAEAPANVSAEVQKKFA; encoded by the coding sequence ATGCCCCGCCAACATGCCATCGAAGACTATCGTAACTTCGGTATCATGGCGCATATCGACGCCGGCAAGACCACGACGACCGAGCGTATCCTCTACTACACCGGCAAGAGCCACAAGATCGGCGAAGTGCACGAGGGTGCCGCGACGATGGACTGGATGGAGCAGGAGCAGGAGCGTGGCATCACGATCACCTCGGCTGCGACCACCGCCTTCTGGGCCGGCAAGCGCCTGAACATCATCGACACCCCCGGCCACGTCGACTTCACCATCGAGGTCGAGCGTTCGCTGCGCGTGCTCGACGGCGCCGTGTGCGTGCTCGACTCCAACCAGGGCGTCGAGCCGCAGACCGAGACCGTCTGGCGCCAGGGTGACAAGTACAAGGTTCCGCGCATCGTCTTCGCCAACAAGATGGACAAGATCGGTGCGGACTTCTTCAAATGTCTGTCCGACATCGTCGATCGCCTCGGTGCCAAGCCCGTCGCGATCCAGCTTCCGATCGGCGCCGAGAACAACTTCAAGGGTCTCGTCGACCTCGTGAAGATGAAGGGCGTCGTCTGGAACGATGAAGCGCTCGGCGCGAAGTTCGACTACGTCGACATTCCGGAAGATCTCGTCGACCAGGCCAAGGAATACCGCGAGAAGATGGTGGAAGCCGCCGTCGAGCTCGACGACGACGCCATGGCCGCCTACCTCGACGGCAAGGAGCCGGACGAGGCGACGCTGAAGAGGCTGATCCGCAAGGCGGTGCTGACCGGGGCGTTCTATCCCGTGCTGTGTGGCTCGGCCTTCAAGAACAAGGGCGTGCAGCCGCTGCTCGACGCCGTCGTCGACTATCTGCCGTCGCCGCTCGACGTGCCCGCGATCAAGGGCACCGACGACAAGGGCAACGAAGTCGTGCGCAAGGCGGACGACAAGGAGCCCCTGGCGCTGCTCGCGTTCAAGATCATGGACGACCCGTTCGTCGGCACCATCACCTTCTGCCGCATCTATTCGGGCATTCTGGCGTCGGGCACCGGCGTCGTGAACTCGACCCGCGAGAAGAAGGAGCGGATCGGGCGCATGCTGTTGATGCATGCGAACAACCGCGAGGACATCAAGGAAGCCTACGCCGGCGACATCGTCGCGCTGGCCGGCCTGAAGGAAGCGCGCACCGGTGACACGCTGTGCGATCCCGACAAGCAGGTGATCCTGGAGAAGATGGAATTCCCCGAGCCGGTCATCGAGATCGCGATCGAGCCGAAGTCGAAGGCCGACCAGGAGAAGCTGGGCGTGGCGCTGGCCAAGCTCGCCGCGGAGGATCCGTCCTTCCGCGTGTCGACCGACCACGAGTCCGGTCAGACCATCCTGAAGGGCATGGGCGAACTCCATCTCGACATCAAGGTCGACATCCTCAAGCGCACCTACAAGGTCGACGCCAACATCGGCGCGCCGCAGGTGGCCTTCCGTGAGCGCGTCACCAAGCGCGTGGAGCACAGCTACACCCACAAGAAGCAGACCGGCGGTACCGGCCAGTTCGCGGCGGTGTCGTTCATCGTCGAGCCGAACGAGCCCGGCAAGGGCTACGAGTTCGAATCGAAGATCGTCGGCGGTGCGGTGCCGAAGGAATACATCCCCGGCGTCGAGAAGGGCCTGGAGAGCGTGCTGTCGTCCGGCGTGGTCGCGGGCTTCCCCGTGGTCGACGTCAAGGTGCAGCTCGTCGACGGCAAGTACCACGACGTCGACTCGTCGGCGCTCGCCTTCGAAATCGCCTCGCGCGCCTGCTTCCGCGAAGCGCTGCAGATGGGCAAGTCCGTCCTGCTCGAGCCGATCATGAAGGTCGAGGTGGTGACGCCGGAAGACTACACCGGTTCGGTCATCGGCGACCTGAATTCCCGGCGCGGTCAGATCCAGGGTCAGGACATGCGCGGCAACGCCAACGTCATCAACGCGATGGTGCCGCTCATGAACATGTTCGGTTACGTGAATAACCTGCGCTCGATGAGCCAGGGTCGCGCGACCTTCACCATGCAGTTCGACCACTACGCAGAAGCGCCGGCGAACGTGTCGGCAGAAGTCCAGAAGAAGTTTGCCTGA